One genomic segment of Hordeum vulgare subsp. vulgare chromosome 2H, MorexV3_pseudomolecules_assembly, whole genome shotgun sequence includes these proteins:
- the LOC123430632 gene encoding xyloglucan galactosyltransferase XLT2-like encodes MPESPTSPTKPHWPPGSPVNAAAQSAASVLLRTAVLFIAFIAVQLVLFKNLLRFPTTRFLPPPGLCNSTWANGEVEAGACKAGIIYVYDLPLEFNHDLVTHCERLCPWYSFCPYLTNGGFGRPAATVPAFSGVVPNASLPSWYNTDQFPLEIIIHRRLLSHRCRTIDPSLADAFYVPFYAGLDVGSHLWGLNATVADRDRAGTRLLAWLTNQTSFKKSGGSDHFITLGRITWDFRRYYDDGWGTNFVLRPAMVNVTRLVIEADRLDPLDVGVPYPTGFHPRAAADVRAWQRHVLARNRTNLFGFAGAQRSGFKDDFRDVLLEECEDAGRAHCRSVDCSGTKCNDNAAAVMELFLNSRFCLQPRGDSYTRRSLFDCMVAGAVPVLFWRRTAYDQYRWFVPAGERGQEREWSVFMDRRALRVGNVSVLDVLQGFSEQRVRRMQERVVEMIPRLVYGSSSDGLGDGMEDALDVALGGVFNRFRRRRGSIPREEDGPPGPLVARRVNGTSMAPAASNGNGRPVIRRGRRRYVSRDRSRRAIWPHIRTVVPPAPASGRQSLQTS; translated from the exons ATGCCGGAGTCACCAACGTCCCCGACCAAGCCCCATTGGCCGCCGGGATCGCCGGTCAATGCAGCCGCGCAGTCCGCGGCGTCGGTGCTGCTTCGAACGGCCGTGCTGTTCATCGCCTTCATAGCGGTCCAGCTCGTGCTCTTCAAGAACCTCCTCAGATTCCCAACCACGCGGTTCCTCCCACCCCCGGGACTCTGCAACAGCACCTGGGCTAACGGCGAGGTTGAGGCCGGCGCGTGCAAGGCCGGGATCATCTACGTCTACGACCTCCCGCTGGAGTTCAACCATGACCTGGTTACGCACTGCGAGCGCCTTTGTCCGTGGTACTCATTCTGCCCGTATCTGACCAACGGCGGCTTTGGCCGTCCGGCCGCCACGGTACCGGCCTTCTCCGGCGTCGTGCCCAACGCTTCGCTGCCCAGCTGGTACAACACCGACCAGTTCCCTCTGGAGATCAtcatccaccgccgcctcctctccCACCGGTGCCGCACCATCGACCCGTCGCTCGCGGACGCGTTCTACGTGCCGTTCTACGCCGGCCTCGACGTCGGCAGCCACCTGTGGGGCCTCAACGCCACCGTCGCCGACCGTGACCGCGCCGGCACACGCCTCCTTGCGTGGCTCACGAACCAGACGTCCTTCAAGAAATCCGGCGGGTCGGATCACTTCATCACGCTGGGGCGCATCACGTGGGACTTCCGCCGGTACTACGACGACGGGTGGGGCACCAACTTCGTGCTCAGGCCCGCGATGGTCAATGTCACCCGCCTCGTCATCGAGGCCGACCGGCTTGACCCCCTCGACGTCGGCGTCCCGTACCCGACTGGCTTCcacccgcgcgccgccgccgacgTGCGCGCATGGCAGCGGCACGTGCTGGCCCGCAACCGCACCAACCTCTTCGGGTTCGCCGGCGCGCAGCGGTCCGGGTTCAAGGACGACTTCAGGGATGTGCTGCTGGAGGAGTGCGAGGACGCCGGGAGAGCGCACTGCCGCTCCGTGGACTGCAGCGGGACCAAGTGCAACGACAACGCCGCGGCGGTCATGGAGCTGTTCCTCAACTCCAGGTTCTGCCTGCAGCCGCGCGGGGACAGCTACACGCGGCGGTCCCTGTTCGACTGCATGGTGGCCGGGGCCGTGCCGGTGCTGTTCTGGCGGAGGACGGCGTACGACCAATACAGGTGGTTCGTGCCGGCTGGTGAGCGGGGGCAGGAGAGGGAGTGGTCGGTGTTCATGGACCGGCGGGCGCTGCGCGTGGGCAACGTGAGCGTGCTGGACGTTCTGCAGGGGTTCAGCGAGCAGCGTGTCCGGCGGATGCAGGAGCGCGTCGTGGAGATGATCCCCAGGCTGGTGTACGGGTCGTCGTCAGACGGGCTCGGCGACGGCATGGAGGACGCGCTCGACGTGGCGCTGGGTGGCGTGTTCAACCGGTTCCGCCGGCGCCGAGGGAGCATTCCGCGTGAAGAAG ACGGCCCACCAGGTCCTCTGGTCGCTCGACGCGTCAACGGCACATCGATGGCGCCTGCTGCTTCCAACGGCAACGGTAGACCAGTGATCCGGCGGGGGCGCCGCCGATACGTCTCACGGGATAGATCGAGGAGAGCGATCTGGCCACACATAAGAACCGTCGTCCCCCCAGCACCGGCATCAGGACGCCAAAGCTTGCAAACATCATGA